One window of the Bos mutus isolate GX-2022 chromosome X, NWIPB_WYAK_1.1, whole genome shotgun sequence genome contains the following:
- the GSPT2 gene encoding eukaryotic peptide chain release factor GTP-binding subunit ERF3B, which translates to MDLGSSSSSDSAPDCWDQVDMEAPGLAPSGDRASSALAAVAAEVQHEPLSSAFSRQLNINAKPFVPNVHAAEFVPAFLRGPSQPQTPPNDAPGFYETCTGAGDPQGKRLGRGAPVEHSKEEQLLWREGSNSAVTMELSEPVVENGEVEMVLEESWEHNEVSEAEPGGSSLGDSGPPEESGQEMMEKEEIRKSKSVVVPSGAPKKEHVNVVFIGHVDAGKSTIGGQIMFLTGMVDKRTLEKYEREAKEKNRETWYLSWALDTNQEERDKGKTVEVGRAYFETEKKHFTILDAPGHKSFVPNMIGGASQADLAVLVISARKGEFETGFEKGGQTREHAMLAKTAGVKYLIVLINKMDDPTVNWSIERYEECKEKLVPFLKKVGFSPKKDIHFMPCSGLTGANIKEQSDFCPWYTGLPFIPYLDNMPNFNRSIDGPIRLPIVDKYKDMGTVVLGKLESGSIFKGQQLVMMPNKHNVEVLGILSDDAETDYVAPGENLKIRLKGIEEEEILPGFILCDPTNLCHSGRTFDVQIVIIEHKSIICPGYNAVLHIHTCIEEVEITALISLVDKKSGEKSKTRPRFVKQDQVCIARLRTAGTICLETFKDFPQMGRFTLRDEGKTIAIGKVLKLVPEKD; encoded by the coding sequence ATGGAtctgggcagcagcagcagcagcgactcGGCTCCCGACTGCTGGGACCAGGTGGACATGGAAGCACCGGGTTTGGCCCCGAGCGGGGACCGAGCCTCCTCGGCGTTGGCGGCGGTCGCCGCCGAGGTGCAGCATGAGCCCCTCAGCTCGGCCTTCAGCCGTCAGCTCAACATCAACGCCAAACCCTTCGTGCCTAACGTCCATGCCGCGGAGTTCGTGCCGGCCTTCCTGCGGGGCCCGAGCCAGCCGCAGACCCCCCCGAATGACGCCCCCGGATTCTATGAAACCTGTACGGGCGCGGGCGACCCTCAAGGTAAAAGGCTGGGACGGGGGGCACCTGTGGAACATTCCAAAGAGGAACAGTTATTGTGGCGTGAAGGTTCCAATTCAGCCGTTACCATGGAACTTTCAGAACCTGTTGTAGAAAATGGAGAGGTGGAGATGGTTTTAGAAGAGTCATGGGAGCACAATGAAGTAAGTGAAGCCGAGCCAGGGGGTAGTTCCTTGGGAGATTCGGGGCCCCCAGAAGAAAGTGGCCAGGAAATGATGgagaaagaggaaatcagaaaatcgAAATCTGTGGTCGTACCCTCAGGTGCTCCTAAAAAAGAACACGTAAATGTGGTATTCATTGGGCATGTTGATGCCGGGAAGTCAACCATTGGAGGACAGATCATGTTTTTGACAGGAATGGTTGACAAAAGAACACTTGAGAAATatgaaagagaagctaaagaaaaaaacagagaaacttgGTATTTGTCCTGGGCCTTAGATACAAACCAGGAAGAACGAGACAAGGGTAAAACAGTAGAAGTGGGTCGTGCCTATTttgaaacagagaagaaacattTCACAATTTTAGATGCCCCTGGCCATAAGAGTTTTGTCCCAAATATGATCGGTGGTGCTTCTCAAGCTGATTTGGCTGTACTGGTAATCTCTGCCAGGAAAGGAGAGTTTGAGACTGGATTTGAAAAAGGTGGACAGACAAGAGAACATGCAATGTTGGCAAAAACGGCAGGGGTGAAATATTTGATAGTGCTTATTAATAAGATGGATGATCCCACAGTAAATTGGAGCATTGAAAGATATGAAGAATGTAAAGAAAAGCTAGTGCCCTTTTTGAAAAAAGTCGGCTTTAGTCCCAAAAAGGACATTCACTTTATGCCCTGCTCAGGGCTGACCGGGGCAAATATTAAAGAGCAATCAGATTTCTGCCCTTGGTACACTGGATTACCATTCATTCCCTATTTGGATAATATGCCAAACTTCAACAGATCCATTGATGGACCAATTAGACTGCCAATTGTGGATAAGTACAAGGATATGGGCACTGTGGTCCTGGGAAAGCTGGAATCAGGATCCATTTTTAAAGGCCAGCAGCTTGTGATGATGCCAAACAAGCACAATGTGGAAGTTCTTGGAATACTTTctgatgatgctgaaactgattATGTAGCCCCAGGTGAAAACCTTAAAATCAGACTGAAGGGAATTGAAGAAGAAGAGATTCTTCCAGGATTCATACTCTGTGATCCTACTAATCTTTGCCATTCTGGACGCACATTTGATGTTCAGATAGTGATTATTGAGCACAAATCCATCATCTGCCCAGGTTATAATGCAGTGCTGCACATTCATACTTGTATTGAGGAAGTTGAGATAACAGCCTTAATCTCCTTGGTAGATAAAAAATCAGGAGAAAAGAGTAAGACACGGCCCCGCTTCGTGAAGCAAGATCAAGTGTGCATTGCCCGTTTAAGGACAGCAGGAACTATCTGCCTTGAGACATTCAAAGATTTTCCTCAGATGGGTCGTTTTACTTTAAGAGATGAGGGTAAGACCATTGCAATTGGCAAAGTTCTGAAACTGGTCCCAGAGAAGGACTAA